CACCGAGCGCAGCGGGAAGGGGTAGCCTTCACGCAGGTCGTCGGCAGTGGTGAAGGGCAGCCGCCGCAGGTCATCGAGGGATTGGATGCTGTTCGGGTTTATCCCGGCCTGATCGAGCCTGTTTCGATAAAAAGCGCTGCCCTCAAAGGCGTGGCGGACGGTCCACTGCAGGCCGCGTAGCTGGTGGTCCCTGAGTTCTTCTTCCGAGTTGAACTCCGGCATGAAATTCTGCTGTCGCATATCAGGTTTCTCCAGACGGATATTGGTCAGGCCGGCCGCCCCCAGGCGGCTGGCGGCCGGATTGCTGTTGCTGGCGGAGCCGAGGAAGGCCGCGCGCAAAACCGGGTCGCCCAGCAGTTCGCGGGCAGCCCCTTTTTCGACCACCCGGCCGTTGGCCAGCAGGCAGGCGTTGTCGGCCGCCGACAGGGCACGGGCGGCGTTCTGCTCGACCAGCAGGATGCTGGTGCCGGCACGGGCCAGTTGATGAATAATGGCAAAGATCTCGTCGGTTATCAACGGCGCCAGGCCGAGGCTCGGCTCATCGAGCAGCAGCAGTTTCGGTCGCGCCATCAGCGCCCGGCCCATCGCCAGCATCTGCTGCTCGCCGCCGGAGAGGGTGCCGGCCGGCTGTTCCCGGCGTTCACCCAGCCTGGGGAAGCGCTGGTAGATTTCGTCACAGCGGGCCTGCAGCTCTTTCCTGCCCGGCTTCTGCACCAGGGCGCCGAGTTCCAGGTTTTCCCGCACGCTGAGATCGGGAAAGACCTCCCGGCCCTCCGGGGAGAGGGCCAGGCCGTTGCGCACCATCTGTGCCGGGCTGGCAGCGGTCACATCCCGACCCTCCAGCAGAATGCGTCCCTGACTCGGTCTGAGAAGACCCATGATGCACTTGAGCAGGGTGCTCTTGCCGGCGCCGTTGGCGCCGACCAGCGCCAGGGTTTCTCCGGCGGCCATTTCCAGGTCGATGTCGAACAACGCCTGGGCGGCGCCGTAATGGGCGTTGAGGTTTTCAATCCTGAGCATCTTCAGGCCGTTGCCTCCATCCGTCCCAGGTAGGCTTCCAGTACCAGCGGGTTGCTGCGGACCTCATCCGGGGTGCCGCGGGCGATGCAGCGTCCACTGTCGAGGACCACCACCTGGTCGGCGATCTCCATCACCAGTTCCATGTCGTGTTCGACCAGCAGCAGGGTCTGGCCGGCGGCGCGCAGCCGCTTCAACTGCTCGCCGACAGCGGCGGTTTCGTCGACATTGAGGCCGGCAACCGGTTCATCAAGCAGCACCAGTTGCGGTTCGGAGACACAGGCGCGCGCCAGTTCGACCCGTTTCTTGTCACCATAGGCCAGTACCGCCACCGGCAACCGGGCCTTGTCGGCCAGCTCGAAGCGGTCGAGGGCCTCAAGGGCGCGCAGTTTCAGCCGGCGTTCCCGGTGCCGCAGGTAGGGCAGTCGCAGCATCGCCATGGTCAGGGAGCGCCCCGCTTCGCAGGTCAGACCGGTAAGAACGTTGTCGAGGACCGAAAGCCGTGGAAAAAGTTTCAGGTTCTGAAATGTGCGGGCGATGCCGAGACGGGCGATGGCATGCGACGGCTGTCCAACCAGCTGTTGATCAGCAAAGCGGATTGACCCCGAGGTCGGCGCCAGGACCCCGGTGACACAGTTGATCAGGGTGCTTTTGCCCGCGCCGTTCGGGCCGATCAGGGCTGTCACCTGCCCGCGCGGCACGGAAAAACCGACCCGGTCGAGGGCCGGCAGACCGCCGAATTTTTTGCTGACTGCGTCAAGATGCAGCATTTTTCTGCCCCTTCAGAACCCATCGATTCCTGATCATTTCATACAACCCGGTCATCAGGCCGCGGGGTAGAAACATCAGGATCAGGACCAGCACCAGTCCGTGAACAAGATCCTTGTAGTTTTCAAAGACATCGATCCATTCCGGCAGCAGGGTCAGTAATCCGGCGCCGATCAGCGATCCCCAGATCGATCCCATGCCGCCGACCACGACCATGATCGCCAGGTCGGTCGAGGCGAAAATATCGAAGGAATCGGGACTGATGAAACTGTAGCAATGAGCAAACAGGCTTCCGGCGATCGAGGCGAAGACCGCCGAGAGGACGAAGACCTTGATCTTGGCGCGGCGGATATCGACCCCCAGCGCGGCGGCGGCTGTTTCATCTCCGGCCAGCGCCGCCAGGCCGCGGCCGACCCCGCTGCGTACCAGGTTCAGGGCCAGCAACAGGGCCAGCAGGGCAAAGCTCCAGAGCAGGTAATGCAGACGGACTTCATCATCGAAGACAAAACCGCCGATGCTCAGGAAGGGGATGCCGGGAAAGCCGCTCGGGCCGCCGGTGACCTGGTCCCACTGCAGCATGATGGTGTGAACGACGATGTTGCAGCCGAGGGTGGCCATGGCCAGGTAATGGCCGCTGAGGCGCAGGGTCGGAATTCCGACCAGCAGCGCCACCAGGGCGACCAGCAGCGCGACTCCGACCATGGCCGGCCAGGCGGGCAGGCCGAAGGTCACGGTCGCAATCGCCGACCCGTAGGCACCGAGGCCGAAGAAGGCCGCGTGGCCCAGCGAAATCTGTCCGGCGTAGCCGATGAACAGGTTGAGCCCGACGACAATGATCACGTAGATGGCGATCAGGTTGGTCAGGCCGAGGGTGTAGGGGTTGTCTTCATACAGCGGAAACAGAACCAGCGCCAGGGTCAGGGCGGTGACCGTCAGGCCGGTACGGTGCAGGTAGATGAAGTAGAGAATTTTCTCTTTGTCGGTCATTAGTTATGATTCAATCCCTGATGAAACGCTTCAAGGTTCTGCCGGGCAAATTTTTGTGGTGCCAGCTGACGGATCGCCGTTTCACATTCATCGACACAGCAGAACAGCGCCTGCTTCCTGACCGCCAGTCCAAGCAGCACCAGGTTGGCCAGCACCGCGTTGCCCAATCCGCGGGCGATCGCCGAGGCGTCGATCCGTTCTCCCGGTCCCGCTGTAGCGGCATTGAGATAGAGCCCGCCTTCCGGCCTGATCAACGTCTGGTGAACTGACAGGTTCTCTTCCCACAACAACAGGCCCAGGTCCGCCTGTCCGGCGCGGATCAGCGGGCTGGCAAAGTTGTCGACCTTGATGGTCGAGAGGACAGTGCCGCCGCGCTGGGCCATGCCGTGGGTTTCGGAGGTCAGCACCGGGAGACCCCGATTGACAGCCGCCTGGGCGATGACCCGGGTCAGAAACAGCACACCCTGGCCGCCGATACCGCTGACGATGATCTGCTGTTTCATGATGTTTCCTCCCTGACGATCGCGTCGACCGGGCAGACCGGGATGCAGGTGCCGCAGCCGATGCAGCGGTCCGGGTTGATCCGGGCGATATTCTGTTCACTGTCCATCGACAATGCCGGGCACTCAAAGGCGTCGACGCACCGACGGCAGCCCACGCAGCTTTCTATGACGCTCACCTGCCAGCTCGGCTGGGCCTTGCGGACCGCGGGATCCATGATGCAGCCATGCCGCGAGATCAGCACCGCTACGCCGCCCTGCTCACCGCGGATGTAGTTGTCGGCCTGCCTGAGCAGCTTCTCGAAGCGTGGTTTGTCGTAGGGATCGCAGATTTCCAGGAAGTCGACCCCGCTGGCCCTGACCAGGGGCTCGATGGCCACCGCCCGGGTCTTTCGGCCGTCCGCGGCGAGTCCCAGGTGCGGCACCGGCTGACCGCCGGTCATGGCGGTGGTGGCGTTGTCGAGAATCACGACGATGATACGCGCCTGCTGGATCACCGCGTTGATCAATGCCGGGATGCCGGCATGAAAGAAGGTCGAGTCGCCGATGGTGACGACAATGGTCGGGAACT
This region of Geothermobacter hydrogeniphilus genomic DNA includes:
- a CDS encoding 2-oxoacid:acceptor oxidoreductase family protein: MKQQIIVSGIGGQGVLFLTRVIAQAAVNRGLPVLTSETHGMAQRGGTVLSTIKVDNFASPLIRAGQADLGLLLWEENLSVHQTLIRPEGGLYLNAATAGPGERIDASAIARGLGNAVLANLVLLGLAVRKQALFCCVDECETAIRQLAPQKFARQNLEAFHQGLNHN
- a CDS encoding branched-chain amino acid ABC transporter permease, whose product is MTDKEKILYFIYLHRTGLTVTALTLALVLFPLYEDNPYTLGLTNLIAIYVIIVVGLNLFIGYAGQISLGHAAFFGLGAYGSAIATVTFGLPAWPAMVGVALLVALVALLVGIPTLRLSGHYLAMATLGCNIVVHTIMLQWDQVTGGPSGFPGIPFLSIGGFVFDDEVRLHYLLWSFALLALLLALNLVRSGVGRGLAALAGDETAAAALGVDIRRAKIKVFVLSAVFASIAGSLFAHCYSFISPDSFDIFASTDLAIMVVVGGMGSIWGSLIGAGLLTLLPEWIDVFENYKDLVHGLVLVLILMFLPRGLMTGLYEMIRNRWVLKGQKNAAS
- a CDS encoding ABC transporter ATP-binding protein, which codes for MLHLDAVSKKFGGLPALDRVGFSVPRGQVTALIGPNGAGKSTLINCVTGVLAPTSGSIRFADQQLVGQPSHAIARLGIARTFQNLKLFPRLSVLDNVLTGLTCEAGRSLTMAMLRLPYLRHRERRLKLRALEALDRFELADKARLPVAVLAYGDKKRVELARACVSEPQLVLLDEPVAGLNVDETAAVGEQLKRLRAAGQTLLLVEHDMELVMEIADQVVVLDSGRCIARGTPDEVRSNPLVLEAYLGRMEATA